Genomic segment of Candidatus Omnitrophota bacterium:
GCGGCGGTCAAAGTGCAATTGAGCCGTTGGCGTAAATCCGGCAAACTGATTAAGCTCAAAAATAATATTTATCTATTAGCCGAAAGTTTCCGTAAGGTGGATATTTATGAGCCCTATATCGCTTCAGTGCTTAAGAAACCTTCGTATATCAGCCTCCAGAAGGCATTTGAATATCACGGGCTCATTCCTGAGGGGGTGCCGGTTTATACCTGCGTTACCACTAAGCGCCCCGGGAAAATTATTACTCCAATCGGCACATTTGACTACCGGCATATTAAAAATAGCCTTTTTTGGGGGTACGATTCATTTACGGTGAATAAACAGCTGGCATTTATCGCTAGCCCTGAAAAGGCACTTCTTGATTTTTTTTATTTAGAGGGTTTGCAGGTTGATGACGGCTATTTGGAAGAAATGCGTTTGCAAAATACGAGAAAAATCAATTTCAACAAGCTAATAGAATACGCCAAGAAATTCCAAGGCCCCGGGATTCTAAGGGCCGCTTTGGTCATTAAGAAATACGCTGTTAAGCGCAGAAGTGAGGAAAAGCATTTATGAAAGATTATGTATTGGAACTGGTATCCGGCAAAGAAGGGTACAACGCTAAGCTTAATATTATGCGGGAATACCTGCAGGCATATATTTTAAGAGTAATGCACGACGAAGGCGTATTCCGTTCGGTTGCATTCTTGGGCGGCACAGCGCTTAGATTCCTGCATGGCCTGCCGAGATTTTCCGAGGACCTTGATTTTTCTTTGGTCCAAAAACCACAGGTTAGGTTTGAGGCATTACTTAAGAAGATTATGCTGGAATTATCCTCAGCCGGATATGATACTACGTTCAGTTATAACGATAAGAAGGCCGTAAATTCAGCTTTTATTAAATTCTCAAACCTGATGTTTGAAGCGGGGGTTTCGCCTTTAAAAAGCCAGAAATTTTCTATTAAGATTGAGATTGATAACAATCCTCCACAAGGGGCTGTCCTTGAAACCCAGCTGGTAAATAAATACTTCCCTATTTCGTTTTTGTCTTATGATACCAAGTCGCTATTTACCGGAAAACTGCATGCGTTGCTATGCAGAAAATATGCAAAAGGCAGGGACTATTTTGACCTTGGCTGGTATTTATCAAAATGGAAAGGAATAGAACCGAATTTTTTACTTTTTAAAAACGGCCTCCAGCAGACAGGATGGAGTAGTGAGCTGCCTGATAAAAATAACTGGAGAGGGTTAATTTATAAGGTTGTTGAGCGTGCGGATTGGAAAAAGATTAAACAGGATGTTGAGCAGTTTCTAGAAAACCCATCGGATTTGAATATTGTTACCAGGGAAAATGTAATGCAGCTCCTGCAGCATTAATAAAAGATTTCTGCACTACCTATTCAGGGATATAAAGGTTATTTTTTCACGAGCAAAACTATATGATAATGTTAGGGTTACGGCCCCGGGGCAGGTTTCTGAAAGTTTTTAAAAATTTTCCTTGACATAACCTTATTTATCGGTTATGCTTAATTGTAAAATAAATAACCCCTATTTTAAAATAACCTTCAAAAACTTGATTCCTCCTATTTATAAAAGAAACCTGAAAATTTGGGCGAGCGTAATAGCTGTGCTATTATGTTCTCCCCATTTTTTATATGCCGCAGAAAGAGTCATTGAAAGCGACCAAGCCAGATTAATCCTGGAATCCAGCGCAGGCTGGAATATCCCGGATGGCGACACGCTAAGAATTACTTACACCGGAAGTATCTCTGACCCAGCGGCACTATTACGCGATACCAGCGGCAATGCCTCGTACTGGGGCGGCACATACGAGTCAAATTACAACACAGTATTAGTTAATACTCGCGGTATCATCATCGGGCCGAATGCTAACATTCAGGCCGCTTCTTTTATTGCCTCAACCTTAAATATCTCCAATGATGATTTTTTAAACGACAGGTATAATTTCTATAAAGTAGCCGGTAACAACGCATTCATCATCAACCGCGGAAAAATTATTGTGCGTAATGGCGGGTATGTGGCTTTACTCTCCCAGGCAGTAGAAAATAAAGGAGTGATCCTGGCAAACTTAGGCAGGGTAGTTTTGGCATCTGGCGAAAAGATGACTCTGGCGCTAGATGACATCAATGAAATTTCCGTAGTCATTGATGAGGCAGTAAAAGATGTAGTGTTAGGAGAAAACGGAGAAAGAATTGTCAGCGCGGTGAAAAATAGCGGCACGATTAGCGCCAATGGCGGCAAGGTAATTCTAACCGCCAAGGTCTTAAACAATGTCTTTAATTATGCCATTAATAATACCGGAATCATTGAAGCTCAGTCTGTAGCTAACCATAACGGCGTAATTGAGCTGACCGCCAGCGGCGCACCAATTGTAAATACCGGCACTTTAGAAGCCGGCGCCATCAGGGTCAATGCCCAAGACACAACGTTCATCAATAAAGGTAAGCTTATTGCCGGCTCTGAACCTACCCTGCCTGACAGCGGCAAGATTGCTATCCAGGTAGGCAGCCTGGTGCAGGGCGGCTTGATTTCCGCGGATAGAATAGTGACCGTAGAAGCAGAGCGGGTGGAGGTAGTTTTAGACGGCCCACTGGCTTTAGAAATTGACCCCTTGTTAAATATCAGCCCGGGAGTAATTATCCAGGCGCCTGAAGTTAAGATAATCGCCAAGCAGTTTGGCAGCAGGACCACGCCTTTAAATATCAACGCAGCCCTTACCTATATATATAGGACGCAAGGTGACATTAATATATTAGAGAGTTTAGGTATCGGAACGAGCGTATTGCTGCGCGGCCCTCCGGATGGCTTCGGCGCAATTGTCTATAACCGCGATACAAATCTTACCTTAGAGGCACAAGCCGGAGGTATAACAACTTATGATTCCGCCATTATTCGTGCCAATAATCTTTCTTTGATAGCAAATCAAAACATAGGGTCGATTAACCAACACGTATATTTTACAGCTAACGCTCTAATCAAAGTCACATCCTATAACAGCTCTATATATATAGATTCAAATAATTCTGATATCTATATAATAGGCGAAGTCCGCGCCCACGGCGATATAAATATTTATTCTGGCACAGGCATGATTGATGTGCGTGGCCAGAATGCGATAGTGGCTGCCGAAATAGGATATATTAACCTTGAAGCAACTACAGGCATAATTAATAACTATGGGTTAATTTCAGCTCCCTACGGAACTGTACGTTTATGGACATCAACGCTTATGGATGGAAGCGGCGGACGCATTATCTCCATAGACTACGATGTTATTACCAATCCTGAAGATGAAAGCGTAACTACCTGGATTAATCCTAGTAGTAGCAACTGGAATACCGCTAGTAACTGGAGCGCGGGTGTTCCTAATGCGGCTAATGAGCGCGCTGTTATAAATACCGCTGGCATAACGGTTACTTTAAATGCCAATATTACCATTGGTGGACTCGAGATATTAGACGGGATCTTGTTGTTTAGTGACAATGCTAATAGAACTTTGACAATAGTAGATACGGATAATACGATAGGCGGTAACGCCGGTCCCGGTGGCCTATATATAGGTACTTCCGGAACGCTTACCTTTGATGATAATAGAACCGGACAAAAGGTGATTATGGCCGGGAATTATACTAATCTGGGAATATTAAATCGCAATATCGGGGCAATAGAGTTTAACAAAGCATCAGGGACACAAACCTTAAATTCAGGTGGTACTGCTGCTGCAAAACAGTTCTACGATATTACTCACTCGGGAGCAGGCATACTGCAAATTATTACCAATAATGTTACCCTAACCCATAACCTTACTGTTTCTGCCGGAACCCTGGATCCTAATGGTTTTACGATTACCGGTAGCGGAACAAACACGTTGACTGTAACAGGCAAGTTAATAGTTGATGCCGTAACATTCACCGGTAACTATGTAGATTGGGATACTCGAACCATCAATGCTGGGAGTACTATCGATTATCAGAATGCTAATCCTACCATTGACGCTAGTTTGACCTATCAAAACTTACAATTTAGCGGCGCAGGTACAGCAGATGTAAATGGAACATTAACGATTCAAGGAGATCTTACCAATACAGGCGGTGGGACATTAGATTTTGGTGTTAATAATGTAACGCTTAGCGGGAATGTTGCAACGAATAACATTGCCAGTTTTATAACCACTGGTACAGTTTCAATGACCAAGACTGCTGGCACGGTCACATTCACAGGTGATATGAACGTTGGTGCGCTGACCATTAATGGTAACGGTGGGACGCTGAATCTTGGAACAGGAACGCATACTATCAGTGGTACTATTACACTGACCGCAGGCACGTTAGATTTAGCCGACAGCTCGTTAGGCGGTAGCGGTAACATCACCTTTGGCGGCGGCACGCTAAGGTATGGAGGCGCCAGCACACAAGATATCTCTAGTCGTATAAAGAATAGCACTAGCGCGGTCAATATCGATACCGGCGCAAACACTATTACTTTTTCTAGTGTAATTGACAATAGTAATACCGGCGGTTTAACTAAAAAAGGCACGGGCGCCCTCATATTATCAGCCACTAACACTTACACTGGCACTACCACGATCTCCGCGGGCGCGCTTGGTTTCAGTAGCGTTAGCGCCATTCCGTCCGGTAACCTGATACTTAATGGTGGCGTACTTGCCACAAACGGCACTTTCAGCCGCGCACTTGGCACTGGCGATAACCAGGTTCAGTTTGGAGCCAATGGCGGCGGTTTTTCTGCCTACGGTGGCGCGCTTTCAATTACCGGCTTTACTGGTACCCCAGTCTGGAGTAACACTACTAACTTTCTTCCGTCCGGAGCACCGTTAATTTTTGGTGACAGCACTCTTTCTAATGATGTCGTCACCTGGACAAACGATTTCTCTCTGCGTAATGCTGCCCGCACCATCACTGTTAATGATAATCCCAATACCACTGATGATTATGCTATTATCAGCGGCGTGATTTCTTCAAGTGGCACCAGCGGTAGCCTCACTAAAGATGGTTCAGGCGCTTTAGTCCTTTCAGCCACTAACACTTACACTGGCACTACCACGATCTCCGCAGGCGCGCTTGGTTTTAGTAGTGTTAGCGTCATTCCGTCCGGTAACCTCATACTCGACGGTGGCGTACTTGCTACAAACGGCACCTTCAGCCGCGCACTTGGCAGCACTGGTACCGGTAAAGTTCGCTTCACCAACACCACCAACGGCGGTGGTTTTTCTGCCTATGGTGGTTCGCTTTCGGTTACCATTACTGGTACTCTGACTTGGAATTCTACTAACTTTCTTCAAAGTGGGGCACCGTTAATTTTTGGCGACAGCACCCTTTCTGATAATGTCGTTACTTGGATAAGTAATTTCTCTTTAGGTACCATTGGCACCAATACTCGTACCATTACCGTCAATGATAATTCTAGTACTACAGCTGATTATGCTGTTATCAGCGGCGTGATTTCGGGCAGTGCCAATAATAGCCTCACTAAAAATGGCACAGGCGCACTTGCCTTAAGCGGCTCCAATACATACGCAGGCGGCACGACGGTTAACGCCGGTACACTGAGTGTTAATAATACTAATGCGCTCGGTACAGGCGCCCTAACAGCAACAGCAGTAGGCAATACAGTCAATTACAGCCTTGCGGGCGCGCAGACCATAATAAGTACTACTTACTACAATCTTACGCTCTCCGGCAGCGGCACTAAGACTGCAGGTGGTGCTCTTACAGTTAACGGCACTCTTACCAACTCTGTTACATTAGATATGGCTGGGTATACTCTCAGCGCCGGGTCTATCGTAAACACCGGTGGCACTATACGTTTCTCCGGGGTATCTAACGGCCTTGCCATACCAACCGGCACAGTGGAGTACTACGGCACAAACCAAACCGTAGCCACTGGTCTATACGAGACCATTAATCTTACTGCGATATCAACATATACTCCTAATGGTGCAATCACAGCCACTGACCTTACAAATGCCGGAACTTTAGATATGGGCACTTATGATCTTGATGTGTCCAGTGTGACTAATAACGGCACAATTAGGCTTGAGGGTAGTAATGGCACTTTTTCCAGCATAAGCACCGGCACTGTAGAATACTATAATGCAGGCATTTATTTTAATTGGATAGCAGGATATACTTATGACAACCTCGTATTGTCAGGAGGGGGTACTTATTTACTTGTCGATGATTCTTTAATAACCAACAATCTGACCGTGTCCGCAGGTACGACTTTTGACCCCAATGGATATTATCTTACCGGCAGCGGCATTGCTAATATTTCTGGGACTATTTTGGTAGATGCGGCAACTTTTTCCGGTAATTATTCAGGATTTAGTACCGTAACTTTTAACGTCGGCTCAACCGTAAATTATTCCTCCAGCCTTATTGATCAGGACATTGATAGCACCTTAGACTATACAAATGCAACTTTAGAGACTTCAGGTAGCGGTACCAAGACCCTTAGCGGGCCTGCTACTGTGACCAACGTGATAGTGGGAGTCAATACAACATTTGATCCCGCTGGAAATCTTCTTACCGGCAGCGGCACCGCGGATATCTTCGGCACGATTAAGGTAGATGCAGATTTATTTGGCAATAATTACGCATTTAGCGGTGGGACATTAGAGTCCGGCTCAACTGTAAATTATTGCAGGCTCGGTAATCAAGAAATAGATAATATGGCTCCTACGGGTTATAGTAATTTGGTTATTTCAGGCAACGGCACAAAGACATTGGGCGGCAATACTACGGTAAATGATCTGCTATCTATGCAGGGTACAGCCAGTTTGGCGCTTAGCACATACACTCTTACCTATGGTGGCTCTGCTACGTTAGAGTACAAAGGAACCGCCGTTCAAACAACAG
This window contains:
- a CDS encoding nucleotidyl transferase AbiEii/AbiGii toxin family protein — protein: MKDYVLELVSGKEGYNAKLNIMREYLQAYILRVMHDEGVFRSVAFLGGTALRFLHGLPRFSEDLDFSLVQKPQVRFEALLKKIMLELSSAGYDTTFSYNDKKAVNSAFIKFSNLMFEAGVSPLKSQKFSIKIEIDNNPPQGAVLETQLVNKYFPISFLSYDTKSLFTGKLHALLCRKYAKGRDYFDLGWYLSKWKGIEPNFLLFKNGLQQTGWSSELPDKNNWRGLIYKVVERADWKKIKQDVEQFLENPSDLNIVTRENVMQLLQH
- a CDS encoding autotransporter-associated beta strand repeat-containing protein — its product is MLNCKINNPYFKITFKNLIPPIYKRNLKIWASVIAVLLCSPHFLYAAERVIESDQARLILESSAGWNIPDGDTLRITYTGSISDPAALLRDTSGNASYWGGTYESNYNTVLVNTRGIIIGPNANIQAASFIASTLNISNDDFLNDRYNFYKVAGNNAFIINRGKIIVRNGGYVALLSQAVENKGVILANLGRVVLASGEKMTLALDDINEISVVIDEAVKDVVLGENGERIVSAVKNSGTISANGGKVILTAKVLNNVFNYAINNTGIIEAQSVANHNGVIELTASGAPIVNTGTLEAGAIRVNAQDTTFINKGKLIAGSEPTLPDSGKIAIQVGSLVQGGLISADRIVTVEAERVEVVLDGPLALEIDPLLNISPGVIIQAPEVKIIAKQFGSRTTPLNINAALTYIYRTQGDINILESLGIGTSVLLRGPPDGFGAIVYNRDTNLTLEAQAGGITTYDSAIIRANNLSLIANQNIGSINQHVYFTANALIKVTSYNSSIYIDSNNSDIYIIGEVRAHGDINIYSGTGMIDVRGQNAIVAAEIGYINLEATTGIINNYGLISAPYGTVRLWTSTLMDGSGGRIISIDYDVITNPEDESVTTWINPSSSNWNTASNWSAGVPNAANERAVINTAGITVTLNANITIGGLEILDGILLFSDNANRTLTIVDTDNTIGGNAGPGGLYIGTSGTLTFDDNRTGQKVIMAGNYTNLGILNRNIGAIEFNKASGTQTLNSGGTAAAKQFYDITHSGAGILQIITNNVTLTHNLTVSAGTLDPNGFTITGSGTNTLTVTGKLIVDAVTFTGNYVDWDTRTINAGSTIDYQNANPTIDASLTYQNLQFSGAGTADVNGTLTIQGDLTNTGGGTLDFGVNNVTLSGNVATNNIASFITTGTVSMTKTAGTVTFTGDMNVGALTINGNGGTLNLGTGTHTISGTITLTAGTLDLADSSLGGSGNITFGGGTLRYGGASTQDISSRIKNSTSAVNIDTGANTITFSSVIDNSNTGGLTKKGTGALILSATNTYTGTTTISAGALGFSSVSAIPSGNLILNGGVLATNGTFSRALGTGDNQVQFGANGGGFSAYGGALSITGFTGTPVWSNTTNFLPSGAPLIFGDSTLSNDVVTWTNDFSLRNAARTITVNDNPNTTDDYAIISGVISSSGTSGSLTKDGSGALVLSATNTYTGTTTISAGALGFSSVSVIPSGNLILDGGVLATNGTFSRALGSTGTGKVRFTNTTNGGGFSAYGGSLSVTITGTLTWNSTNFLQSGAPLIFGDSTLSDNVVTWISNFSLGTIGTNTRTITVNDNSSTTADYAVISGVISGSANNSLTKNGTGALALSGSNTYAGGTTVNAGTLSVNNTNALGTGALTATAVGNTVNYSLAGAQTIISTTYYNLTLSGSGTKTAGGALTVNGTLTNSVTLDMAGYTLSAGSIVNTGGTIRFSGVSNGLAIPTGTVEYYGTNQTVATGLYETINLTAISTYTPNGAITATDLTNAGTLDMGTYDLDVSSVTNNGTIRLEGSNGTFSSISTGTVEYYNAGIYFNWIAGYTYDNLVLSGGGTYLLVDDSLITNNLTVSAGTTFDPNGYYLTGSGIANISGTILVDAATFSGNYSGFSTVTFNVGSTVNYSSSLIDQDIDSTLDYTNATLETSGSGTKTLSGPATVTNVIVGVNTTFDPAGNLLTGSGTADIFGTIKVDADLFGNNYAFSGGTLESGSTVNYCRLGNQEIDNMAPTGYSNLVISGNGTKTLGGNTTVNDLLSMQGTASLALSTYTLTYGGSATLEYKGTAVQTTGPELAAIIPNLIVDNINGVILSSSPTISGTLTLTNGKFLITVTAVTDSKPYNGTTVSAGVPTVTSGNLIAGDSITSITQTFSNRNAGTGKTLNPAVTINDGNGGNNYAVTLVADTTGVINQEAITITAVTDTKGYNGDTTSAGIPTVTSGAIQAGDSITSITQTFSNRNAGTGKTLNPAVTINDGNGGNNYAVTL